In the genome of Lysobacter sp. 5GHs7-4, the window CGAGGTCGTGCGCCTGGCCCAGCGCGAGAGCCGCGGCGGGCGCCGCATCGGCATTTATCCGGAAACCAAGCACCCGACCTATTTCGCCCACGAAGGCCGCCGCCTCGACGGCACGCCCATCGCCACCTCGCTGGGCGCCAAGCTGATCGAGACGCTGGTGGCGGAGGGATTCACCGATCCGCGCCGCGTCTACATCCAGAGCTTCGAGGTCGAGAACCTGATCGAACTCAAGACCCTTCTGATGCCGCGCGCCGGCGTCGATCTGCCGCTGGTGCAGCTGTACGAGGACTTCCAGAGCCGCCGGCCTTACGACCTGGCCTATCACGTCGCGCGCGGCGACGACCTGGGCGCGATCTACGGCAGCCTTAGCCAGCGGGTGGAAGGCGGGCTAGGCGCCGGCACGCGCTACAGCGACTTCGCCACCGAAGGCGCGTTGCGCTGGATGAAGGCGAATTACGCCAGCGGCGTCGGACCGTCCAAGAGCAGCCTGCTGCCGCGGCTGGCCTTGGACCCGAAAGTCGACGGCGACGGCGACGGCAAGGCCGAGCTGGGCACGCGCAACACCGGCGTGGTCCATCCGATGCTGGCCTGGGCGCTGAAGGCCGGGCTGGTCGTGCATCCGTATACGGTGCGCGCCGAGGAACCGTTCCTGAGCCAGGGCCCGAACGGCATCGCCCAGACCGCGCTGGCCGAAGCCGTGCAGTTGTACGGGTTGGGCGTGCACGGCTTCTTCATCGACCAGCCCGACATCGGCGTGGCCGCGCGCGATATTTTCCTGGACCTGCACCGGCCGTTGCGGGCGCGTTGAGGCCGGGAAGCCTTGAGGCCTGCGCCGCCGCTCGCGGTGTCGCGGTCGCGGCTTACGCCGCTCCTACCCCAAGGCGTGCTGCCTTCTGTGGGAGCGGCGTGAGCCGCGATCGCGTCAATTCAAGTGCGGCGCAGGCCCCGATGGTCGAGTCGCGAATTCGATCCTCGCGCCGCCGCTCGCGGTTTCGCAATCGCGGCTCACGCCGCTCCCACAGAAAGCAGGGTTCACGGTTTCCGCGAATGACGTGCTTTGGGGTAGGAGCGGCGTGAGCCGCGACCGCGTCAATTCAAGTGCGGCGCAGGCACCGATGGTCGAGTCGCGAATTCGATCCTCGCGCCGCCGCTCGCGGTTTCGCAATCGCGGCTCACGCCGCTCCCACAGAAAGCAGGGTTCACGGTTTCCGCGAATGACGTGCTTTGGGGTAGGAGCGGCGTAAGCCGCGACCGCGTCATTCAGGCGCGGCGCAAACACCGATCATCGATTCGCGCACCCGACCCCAGTGACGCCGCCGCTCGCGGTTTCGCGATCGCGGCTCACGCCGCTCCCACAGAAAGCAGGGTTCACGGTTTCCGCCGCTCCTACATCGGCTACCGCGGCATCGCTCGGAGCCGCGGCATCACGCCCCTAACGCCGCCTCCAACGTCGCCGCGCAGTCCGTTTCCAGCTTCAGCGTCGCGATATCGTCGGCGCGGGTGACGCCGCGGTTGAGCAGGGCCAGCGGCAGGCCGGCCTCGCGCGCCGCGCGCGCGAAGCGGTAGCCGGAATACACCATCAGCGACGAACCCACGACCAACATCGCGTCCGACGCCTGCAGCGCTTCGTGCGCGGCGGCCACGCGCGCGCGCGGCACGTTCTCGCCGAAGAACACCACGTCGGGCTTGAGCAGGCCGGCGCAAACCTCGCAGCGCGGCGGCACGAAGTCCTCGAAGCGCACGCCCTCCAGATCGGCGTCGCCGTCGGGTGCGCTGCGTGCGCTCAGCGCGGTCCAGTCCGGATTGTTCGCGGCCAGCTCCTCCTGCAGCGCCGCGCGCGAGCGACGCGCGCCGCAATCCAGGCAGACCGCCTCGTCCAGGCGCCCGTGCAGATCGATGACCTCGGTGCTGCCCGCGCGCTGGTGCAGGCCGTCGACGTTCTGGGTCAGCAGACGGCTCAGTCCGCCGCGCGCCTGCCAGCGCGACAGCGCGGCGTGTCCGGCGTTGGGTAGGGCGCGCGCGAACCAGGGCCAGCCGACGAAGCTGCGCGCCCAGTAGCGCGCCCGCGTGGCGGCCTCGCCGACGAAAGCCTGGTAGGTGACCGGCGGCTTGCGTTGCCACTGCCCGTCCTCGCCGCGGTAATGCGGGATGCCCGAGGCGGTGCTGATGCCGGCGCCGGTCAGCACGAACACGCGCCGATGCGAGGCCAGCCAATCGCGCAGGGTCTGCGCCGCGGCGAGCGGATCGTGGCGGTCGGGGAGGACGGTCATGGAGGGCATTCTAGGGCGTGGGGGGCGAGGCTCCGGCGTGGCCAGGAGCAAATCCCCCTCAATCCCCCTTTTTCAAGGGGCGGGGGCAGGAGCGAGCTGTCAAAGGGGAGGCCAAGAGCGAGCGCAAGGGGCAGGCGATACCGCGCCCGCCTTCGTTGCGGTTCCCCTCTTTGGAAAAGAGAGGCTAGGGGAGATTTGCTCTTGAGCCGCGCGCAAAAAAAAGCCGCCCGGATCGCTCCGGGCGGCACAGGTGCAAAAACGAAAGCGCTTACTGGCCGGTCTTGACCTCGCCGGTCGCCGGCGCGGTCAGGCCGCGGCGCTCCAGCAGCGGCTGGATCTGCGGCTCGTGGCCGGAGAAGTCGCGGAACAGCTGCAGCGCGTCCTTGCTGCCGCCCTGCGACAGCAGGGTGGCGCGGAAGCGGTCGCCGTTCTCGCGGGTCAGGCCGCCGTGCTCCTTGATCCACTTGACGGTGTTCGCGTCCAGCACTTCCGACCAGATGTAGGCGTAGTAGCCGGCCGCGTAGCCGCCCATGATGTGGCTGAAGTACGGGGTCTTGTAGCGCGGCGGGACCGGCGCGTAGCTGACGCCGTCCTTCTGCAGCGCGGCGGCCTCGAAGGCCATCACGTCCTTCGCCGCCGGCACCTGGTCCGGGCTGCCGATCTGGTGCCAGTTCTGGTCCAGCATGGCCGCGCCGAGGTACTCGGTGGTGGTGAAGCCCTGGTTGAACTTGGACGCCGCCAGCACCTTGTCCAGCAGTTCCTTCGGCATCGGCGCGCCGGTCTGGTAGTGCTTGGCGTAGTTGGCCAGGATCGACGGCCAGTCGGCCCACATCTCGTTGACCTGCGACGGGAACTCGACGAAGTCGCGCGGCACGTTGGTGCCGGAGAAGTAGGGGTACTTCACGTTCGAGAACATGCCGTGCAGGGCATGGCCGAACTCGTGGAACATCGTGGTGACCTCGTCCCAGGTCATCAGCGTCGGCTTGCCGGCCGGCGGCTTGGGGATGTTGAGGTGGTTGGCCACCACCGGCAGCGTGCCGTACAGCTGCGACTGGTCCACGTAGGAGTTCATCCAGGCGCCGCCGCGCTTGCTGTCGCGCGCGTACATGTCGGCGATGAAGATCGCCAGCTGCTTGCCGTTGGCGTCGAACACGTCGTACACGGCGGTGTCGGGGTGGTACAGCGGCAGGTCGGTGCGGCGCTTGAACTTCAGGCCGTAGAGCTGGCCGGCGGCGTAGAACACGCCGTTTTCGAGCACGTTGTTCATCTCGAAGTACGGCTTGAGCTGCGCTTCGTCGAACGCGTACTTCTCCTGGCGCACCTTCTCGGCGTAGTAGGCCCAGTCCCAGGGCTCGAGCTTGAACGAGGGCTGGCCCTTGGCGGCCTGTTCCTTGTCGATCATCGCCTGCAGGTCGGCGGCCTCGCGCTTGGCGTTGGCGACCGCGGCCGGGGCGAGCTGGCCGAGCATGGCGTTGACCGCCTGCGGGGTCTTGGCGGTCTCGTCCTCGAGCACGAACGCGGCGTAGTTCGGGTAGCCCATCATTTTGGCGCGCTCGGCGCGCAGCTTGACGACCTGGGCGACGATGGCGGTGTTGTCGAACTCGTTGCCGCGGCTGCCGCGCGCGACCGAGGCGCGGTACAGCTTCTCGCGCAGGGCGCGGTTGTCGAGGTCGGTTTCCGGCGGCTGGCCGGTGGTGTTGAGCAGGGTCAGCACGTACTTGCCGTCGAGCTTGCGCGTCTTGGCCGCTTCGGCCGCGGCGGCGATGCGCTCGTCGGACAGGCCGGCCAGCTCTTCCTTGGTGTCGACGGTGATCGCCGAGGCGTTGACCTCGCCCAGCACGTTCTGGCTGAACTTGGTCGCCAGGCCGGCGAGCTCGGCGTTCATCGCCTTGAGCTTGGCCTTGTCGGCCTCGGACAGGTTGGCGCCGCCGCGCACGAAGTCGGTGTAGTAGCGCTCGATCAGGCGCACGCCCTGCGCGTCCAGGCCCAGCGAGTCGCGGGTTTCGTACAGCTTCTTGACGCGCGCGAACAGCTTAGGATTCAGCGCGATCGCGTCGCGGTGCGCCGACAGCTTGGGCGCGTACTGCGCCTGCAGCTTCTCGCGGGTCGGGTTGGTGTCGGTGCCGACGAGGTTGAAGAACGCCGAGGTGGCACGGCCGAGGATGCGGCCGGACTGCTCCATCGCGATGATGGTGTTGTCGAAGGTCGGGGCGTCGGCGTTGTTGGCGATCGCCTCGACTTCCTTGATCTGGTCGGCCATGCCGCGATCGAAGGCCGGCGCGAAGTCGCTGTCCTTGATCTTGTCGAACTGCGGGTACTGCAGCGGCAGCGGGCTTTCGGCGTAGAACGGGTTGGCGGTTTGCGCGCTCACGGCGGTGTCGGCCTTCTTGGCGGGGGACGCGGCATACGTGGGGGCGGTGACGCTCAAAGCCACGGCCAGCGCCAGGGCGAGGGGGTGCTTCATCGGACGGACCTCGTCGAAAGGAACCCCGAAGCGTACCGGAAGGGGTCCGGAGCGGCGCATGACTAAAGGCATGGTCGACCTGGGCCGCCCGATTCGGTGACATGGGTACGGGCCGGCACCCGAAGGCGGGCTTAGACTGCGGCCCAGCCGGCGGCCGGGCGGCTGCGAGTGCAACCGTCGCCTGCACCGCGGTATCCGTACCCATCGCCCGATCCGCGGTCACACGCGCCGCGCTGGCGACGTCACCCCATCACCTCCATGGACAGCGAGACGACGATGAACCCAGCCCCGCGCTCCCTCACCCGCATCGCCCTGGGCTTGTGCCTGAGTCTGGGCCTGGCCGCCAACGCCCTGGCCGCCGAAACCACGCGCTACCTGGCCCTGGTCGACGGCGGCAAGCAGGCCGGCCACCAGACCGTGACCCGCGCCGACGACGGCACCGTCAACGTCGACTTCATCTTCAAGGACAACGGCCGCGGGCCCGAGCTCAAGGAGACCTACACGCTGGCGCCCGATGGCACCTATCGCAGCTACGCGGTCAAGGGCACGTCCACCTTCGGTGCGCCGGTGGACGAGCGTTTCTCGATCGCCGACG includes:
- a CDS encoding glycerophosphodiester phosphodiesterase family protein encodes the protein MTPHCTKLARLFGAVLLAAVSASACAEIPTVSDRSPERHAPDRQGLIVIGHRGASGYRPEHTLESYRLAIRMGADFIEPDLVATRDGVLVARHENEISGTTDVAAHPEFASRRVTKTVDGTAVTGWFTEDFTLAELKTLRAKERIPAIRPANTRFDGMYQIPTFAEVVRLAQRESRGGRRIGIYPETKHPTYFAHEGRRLDGTPIATSLGAKLIETLVAEGFTDPRRVYIQSFEVENLIELKTLLMPRAGVDLPLVQLYEDFQSRRPYDLAYHVARGDDLGAIYGSLSQRVEGGLGAGTRYSDFATEGALRWMKANYASGVGPSKSSLLPRLALDPKVDGDGDGKAELGTRNTGVVHPMLAWALKAGLVVHPYTVRAEEPFLSQGPNGIAQTALAEAVQLYGLGVHGFFIDQPDIGVAARDIFLDLHRPLRAR
- a CDS encoding NAD-dependent protein deacetylase; translated protein: MTVLPDRHDPLAAAQTLRDWLASHRRVFVLTGAGISTASGIPHYRGEDGQWQRKPPVTYQAFVGEAATRARYWARSFVGWPWFARALPNAGHAALSRWQARGGLSRLLTQNVDGLHQRAGSTEVIDLHGRLDEAVCLDCGARRSRAALQEELAANNPDWTALSARSAPDGDADLEGVRFEDFVPPRCEVCAGLLKPDVVFFGENVPRARVAAAHEALQASDAMLVVGSSLMVYSGYRFARAAREAGLPLALLNRGVTRADDIATLKLETDCAATLEAALGA
- a CDS encoding M3 family metallopeptidase — its product is MKHPLALALAVALSVTAPTYAASPAKKADTAVSAQTANPFYAESPLPLQYPQFDKIKDSDFAPAFDRGMADQIKEVEAIANNADAPTFDNTIIAMEQSGRILGRATSAFFNLVGTDTNPTREKLQAQYAPKLSAHRDAIALNPKLFARVKKLYETRDSLGLDAQGVRLIERYYTDFVRGGANLSEADKAKLKAMNAELAGLATKFSQNVLGEVNASAITVDTKEELAGLSDERIAAAAEAAKTRKLDGKYVLTLLNTTGQPPETDLDNRALREKLYRASVARGSRGNEFDNTAIVAQVVKLRAERAKMMGYPNYAAFVLEDETAKTPQAVNAMLGQLAPAAVANAKREAADLQAMIDKEQAAKGQPSFKLEPWDWAYYAEKVRQEKYAFDEAQLKPYFEMNNVLENGVFYAAGQLYGLKFKRRTDLPLYHPDTAVYDVFDANGKQLAIFIADMYARDSKRGGAWMNSYVDQSQLYGTLPVVANHLNIPKPPAGKPTLMTWDEVTTMFHEFGHALHGMFSNVKYPYFSGTNVPRDFVEFPSQVNEMWADWPSILANYAKHYQTGAPMPKELLDKVLAASKFNQGFTTTEYLGAAMLDQNWHQIGSPDQVPAAKDVMAFEAAALQKDGVSYAPVPPRYKTPYFSHIMGGYAAGYYAYIWSEVLDANTVKWIKEHGGLTRENGDRFRATLLSQGGSKDALQLFRDFSGHEPQIQPLLERRGLTAPATGEVKTGQ